A stretch of DNA from Staphylococcus equorum:
CATGGACAAAATATTTTAATCTTATTTAAAGAAGGGCACGTGGATCAATTTATATTGAGAGATCACGATACAGTACGTATTAATCCACGGTGGATGCATGAAAATAACATTGATATTCCACAATATGCGATAAGCAAAAATTCTCCAAATACGTTAATTAATGAAGATATAGAAACATTCTTTACATATTTTCAAACATTAGCAGTATCAGTGAATTTATATGCAATTGTAGATATGCTACATCACGTCTTTGGATTGGATGAACTAATGTTAATGAATAAAATTAAATCATCACTTTCAAAGCATGTGCAGCAGATGGATTGTTCGGAAGTGGATAAAGCACAAGTGCAACATATTTTGTTCGAGAAGCAAACGTGGCCTTTTAAACGCGTACTCTTACCACTTTTACATCAACAAGAATCAGGTGGCGGTAGCATGCCATCCAGTATTGGGACAATACCAAACCCAATGATGCGTCATGAACAGTGAAGCGATTTGGTATAGGAACTTTCGCATTTTATGGCTGAGCCAGTTTATTTCGATAGCTGGACTGACCGTACTCGTTCCTTTGTTGCCAATCTATATTGCATCGCTCAAGGATTTATCTGTTACAGAAATTCAAATGTGGAGTGGGATTGCAATTGCAGCGCCCGCTATCACAACGATGATTTCATCACCGCTGTGGGGCAAACTTGGCGATAGAATCAGCCGAAAATGGATGGTACTCCGTGCATTATTAGGTTTAGCAGTTTGTTTATTATTGATGTCACTCTGTACGACGCCACTGCAGTTTGTGTTAGTCAGATTATTACAAGGTTTATTTGGCGGTGTCGTAGATGCTTCTAATGCATTTGCGACGAGTGAAGCACCTGAAAAAATGCGTGGTAAAGTACTTGGGAAATTGCAAAGTTCTATTAGTGCGGGCTCTCTTGTGGGACCACTTATCGGAGGCGTTGCAGCAAGTATTGTTGGATTTCAGTCGTTACTGTTAGTGATTGCTATTTTGACATTTATTGTCTGTGCAGTAGGTATTAAGTTACTTATAGAAACTACACATCAGCATAACAGTAGCGAACCAGAACCTATACGTTGTGGTGTAAGACAATCATTTAAATGTTTACTGTGTTCGCAAGTGACATGTCGTTTCATTATTGTTGGTATGCTTGCCAATCTTGCGATGTATGGCATGATGACTGCACTCGCCCCTTTAACAACTGGCGCCAACCAGACATTTTTAGATGATAAAGCGGCAGTAGGTCTTGTTCAATCTGCATTTTGGACTGCTTCTATTTTAAGTGCTCCATTATGGGGAAGCTTAAATGATAAAAACTACGTCAAATATGTCTATTTAATCACTGCACTCATTTGTGGCTTAAGTGTTATATTCCAAGGCCTGTCCACTACACTATGGATGTTAATCATTTTTAGAATGATACAAGGATTTACGTATAGTGCATTAATTCAAAGTGTGATGTATGTCGTTGTTAAGGCATGTCATCAAGATTTAAAAGGCA
This window harbors:
- a CDS encoding MFS transporter, giving the protein MNSEAIWYRNFRILWLSQFISIAGLTVLVPLLPIYIASLKDLSVTEIQMWSGIAIAAPAITTMISSPLWGKLGDRISRKWMVLRALLGLAVCLLLMSLCTTPLQFVLVRLLQGLFGGVVDASNAFATSEAPEKMRGKVLGKLQSSISAGSLVGPLIGGVAASIVGFQSLLLVIAILTFIVCAVGIKLLIETTHQHNSSEPEPIRCGVRQSFKCLLCSQVTCRFIIVGMLANLAMYGMMTALAPLTTGANQTFLDDKAAVGLVQSAFWTASILSAPLWGSLNDKNYVKYVYLITALICGLSVIFQGLSTTLWMLIIFRMIQGFTYSALIQSVMYVVVKACHQDLKGTFVGSTNSMLVVGQVAGSMLGAVITSSYNHTVTFIVMGGIFISSCVVLLSSQLNAVKDYKLTMNVWELNNKRAK